One Curtobacterium sp. MCLR17_007 DNA window includes the following coding sequences:
- a CDS encoding prephenate dehydrogenase, translated as MTDQPQPDHDRRVRGPVRVVGAGLLGASIGLGLRQKGVEVILDDVSPATLALAVDYGAGRRPAVGDAPELIVVAVPPDVTAQVVERELADHPGAIVTDVASVKSAPLERLRAAGADVSRYIGSHPMAGRERSGPTAARADLFIGRPWVIAGHDAITYRRAAVVEDLALDLEAIVVPMDPELHDQAVAVMSHVPQLVSTLMASRLVDAPESALGLAGGGVRDVTRVAASDPGLWVQIIGANAARIRPVLTDLRDELTRVIDALADPDAPGAPRAIAETMASGNRGVERLPGKHGTTKRFAQVVVLVDDRPGQIAELLTLMGEIGINLEDLRLEHSPGGPIGIVEVSVVPEQEQRLVDELESRGWRIAAAWA; from the coding sequence GTGACCGACCAGCCCCAGCCCGACCACGACCGTCGCGTCCGCGGACCGGTCCGGGTCGTCGGCGCCGGGCTGCTCGGTGCCTCCATCGGTCTGGGGCTCCGGCAGAAGGGCGTCGAGGTGATCCTCGACGACGTCTCGCCGGCGACGCTGGCGCTGGCCGTCGACTACGGCGCCGGTCGCCGTCCGGCCGTGGGCGACGCGCCCGAGCTGATCGTCGTCGCGGTCCCACCGGACGTCACCGCGCAGGTCGTCGAGCGCGAGCTCGCCGACCATCCGGGCGCGATCGTCACCGACGTCGCCAGCGTGAAGTCGGCGCCGCTCGAACGCCTGCGTGCGGCAGGGGCCGACGTCTCGCGCTACATCGGGTCGCACCCGATGGCCGGTCGTGAGCGCAGCGGTCCGACCGCGGCGCGTGCGGACCTGTTCATCGGGCGACCCTGGGTGATCGCCGGACACGACGCGATCACCTACCGTCGGGCTGCCGTGGTCGAGGACCTCGCACTCGACCTCGAGGCGATCGTCGTCCCGATGGACCCCGAGCTCCACGACCAGGCCGTCGCCGTCATGTCGCACGTGCCGCAGCTCGTCTCGACGCTCATGGCCTCGCGTCTCGTCGACGCCCCGGAGTCCGCGCTCGGACTGGCGGGCGGTGGCGTCCGTGACGTCACACGCGTTGCAGCGAGCGACCCGGGCCTGTGGGTGCAGATCATCGGCGCCAACGCCGCACGCATCCGACCGGTGCTGACCGACCTGCGCGACGAGCTCACGCGGGTCATCGACGCCCTGGCCGACCCGGACGCGCCCGGCGCACCCCGGGCGATCGCCGAGACGATGGCGTCGGGCAACCGTGGCGTCGAGCGACTGCCGGGCAAGCACGGCACGACCAAGCGCTTCGCCCAGGTCGTCGTCCTGGTGGACGACCGACCGGGGCAGATCGCCGAGCTCCTCACCCTGATGGGCGAGATCGGCATCAACCTCGAGGACCTGCGCCTCGAGCACTCACCCGGCGGACCGATCGGCATCGTCGAGGTGTCGGTCGTCCCCGAGCAGGAACAGCGACTCGTCGATGAACTCGAGAGCCGCGGATGGAGGATCGCAGCAGCATGGGCGTGA
- the cmk gene encoding (d)CMP kinase, producing the protein MPAGLTDGAYVAKFVIAVDGPAGSGKSSVSKAAARALGFGYQDTGAAYRALAWHALQQHVDLDDAAAVLASWDTFDYEIGTDPDAYFVRVNGEDVTDAIRTPDVTAAVAHIAKLPEVRQRLVQLFRNVMRKTDAQGIITEGRDITTVVAPDAEVRILLTADEQVRMARRSAEVTTQSAAETSAALARRDAADAKVVDFMNAADGVTTLDSTDLDFDQTVQAVVDLARTAGH; encoded by the coding sequence ATGCCCGCGGGCCTGACGGACGGCGCCTACGTCGCCAAGTTCGTCATCGCGGTCGACGGCCCCGCGGGCAGCGGCAAGTCCAGCGTCTCGAAGGCAGCCGCCCGGGCGCTCGGGTTCGGGTACCAGGACACGGGCGCCGCCTACCGGGCGCTCGCCTGGCACGCGTTGCAGCAGCACGTCGACCTCGACGACGCCGCCGCGGTCCTGGCGAGCTGGGACACGTTCGACTACGAGATCGGCACCGACCCGGACGCCTACTTCGTCCGCGTGAACGGCGAGGACGTCACCGACGCGATCCGGACCCCGGACGTCACCGCCGCGGTCGCGCACATCGCCAAGCTCCCCGAGGTCCGGCAGCGCCTGGTGCAGCTCTTCCGGAACGTCATGCGCAAGACCGACGCGCAGGGCATCATCACCGAAGGACGCGACATCACCACGGTCGTGGCGCCCGACGCCGAGGTCCGGATCCTCCTGACGGCCGACGAGCAGGTTAGGATGGCACGGCGCTCGGCAGAGGTCACGACCCAGTCGGCCGCCGAGACCTCGGCAGCACTCGCCCGACGAGACGCCGCCGACGCGAAGGTCGTCGACTTCATGAACGCCGCGGACGGCGTCACGACGCTCGACTCCACCGACCTCGACTTCGACCAGACCGTACAAGCGGTCGTCGACCTGGCCCGCACGGCCGGACACTGA
- the priA gene encoding bifunctional 1-(5-phosphoribosyl)-5-((5-phosphoribosylamino)methylideneamino)imidazole-4-carboxamide isomerase/phosphoribosylanthranilate isomerase PriA, with protein MTELTSTPPLVLLPAIDVVDGQAVRLTQGEAGSETGYGDPVAAARAWRDQGAEWIHLVDLDAAFGRGDNRRVIAHAIREVEGVQVELSGGIRDDAALEAALATGAARVNLGTAALEDPEWAARVIGEYGEQIAVGLDVRGTTLAARGWTEDGGDLWEVLDRLEAAGCARYVVTDVTKDGTLQGPNVELLRQVCDRTDQPVVASGGISTLDDLVALRGLVPHGLEGAIIGKALYSGAFTLPAALDVASE; from the coding sequence ATGACCGAGCTGACCTCCACCCCGCCCCTCGTCCTGCTGCCCGCGATCGACGTCGTCGACGGCCAAGCAGTCCGCCTGACCCAGGGCGAGGCCGGCAGTGAGACCGGTTACGGCGACCCGGTCGCCGCGGCGCGTGCCTGGCGTGACCAGGGTGCCGAGTGGATCCACCTGGTCGACCTCGACGCGGCCTTCGGCCGGGGTGACAACCGGCGCGTGATCGCACACGCGATCCGCGAGGTCGAGGGCGTCCAGGTCGAGCTGTCGGGCGGCATCCGCGACGACGCCGCACTCGAGGCCGCACTGGCGACCGGAGCGGCGCGCGTGAACCTCGGGACCGCGGCGCTCGAGGACCCGGAGTGGGCCGCGCGGGTGATCGGCGAGTACGGCGAGCAGATCGCGGTCGGGCTGGACGTCCGCGGCACCACGCTCGCAGCCCGCGGTTGGACCGAGGACGGCGGCGACCTGTGGGAGGTCCTGGACCGGCTCGAAGCCGCCGGGTGCGCGCGGTACGTGGTGACCGACGTGACGAAGGACGGCACGCTGCAGGGTCCGAACGTCGAGTTGCTGCGCCAGGTGTGCGACCGCACGGACCAGCCCGTGGTCGCCTCCGGCGGGATCTCGACGCTCGACGACCTGGTCGCGCTGCGCGGACTCGTGCCGCACGGGCTCGAGGGCGCCATCATCGGCAAGGCGCTGTACTCCGGCGCGTTCACGCTGCCGGCCGCGCTCGACGTCGCCTCGGAGTAG
- a CDS encoding pseudouridine synthase: MQPEGERLQKVMAAAGVASRRVAENLIAEGRVTVNGEVVDALGRRVDAEHDQISVDGVPIQVDTSRRYVLLNKPTGVVSTMLDERGRADLSQFVEKFEERLFNVGRLDAETSGLLLLTNDGSLAHVLAHPSFGVTKTYIAKVAGNVNPATVQMLLDGVELEDGRIAADKVRLLESSRGESLVELTLHSGRNRVVRRMLDAVGHPVNELVRRSFGPLHLGSLPSGRTRELTSVELGQLLGIARGAGKPVGDPNAETSD; the protein is encoded by the coding sequence CTGCAGCCGGAGGGCGAGCGCCTGCAGAAGGTGATGGCCGCGGCCGGGGTCGCGTCGAGGCGGGTGGCGGAGAACCTGATCGCCGAGGGTCGAGTGACGGTGAACGGCGAGGTCGTCGACGCCCTCGGGCGTCGCGTGGACGCAGAGCACGACCAGATCTCCGTCGACGGCGTGCCGATCCAGGTCGACACCTCGCGGCGCTACGTGCTGCTGAACAAGCCGACGGGCGTGGTGTCGACGATGCTCGACGAGCGTGGTCGCGCCGACCTGTCCCAGTTCGTCGAGAAGTTCGAGGAGCGCCTGTTCAACGTCGGACGCCTGGACGCCGAGACCTCCGGCCTGCTGCTGCTGACCAACGACGGCAGCCTCGCCCACGTGCTCGCGCACCCGTCGTTCGGCGTCACCAAGACCTACATCGCGAAGGTCGCCGGCAACGTGAACCCCGCGACGGTGCAGATGCTCCTGGACGGTGTGGAGCTCGAGGACGGCCGGATCGCCGCCGACAAGGTGCGGTTGCTCGAGTCGTCGCGGGGGGAGTCCCTGGTCGAGCTGACCCTGCACTCCGGCCGCAACCGCGTCGTCCGTCGGATGCTCGACGCCGTCGGGCACCCGGTGAACGAGCTCGTGCGCCGGTCGTTCGGCCCGCTGCACCTCGGCAGCCTGCCGAGCGGACGCACGCGCGAGCTGACGAGCGTCGAACTCGGGCAGCTGCTCGGGATCGCGCGCGGCGCGGGCAAGCCGGTCGGCGACCCCAACGCCGAGACGAGCGACTGA
- the der gene encoding ribosome biogenesis GTPase Der, with amino-acid sequence MAQPDNGPEHDDFPEYDDSLGERIASLDETEAEQRATALRAGLEEYELDDEDVALLQAGTLGEDGVLVLPALPVLAIVGRPNVGKSALVNRILGRREAVVQDVPGVTRDRVSYKAEWNDKRFTLVDTGGWEPDAKGINASVALQAEVAIDLADAVLFVVDVTVGITATDEHVVKMLRGTDKPVIVVANKSDDERRDLDAYELWNLGLGEPHPVSALHGRGVADLLDLIITTLPDISAVAKQEIGGPRRVAILGRPNVGKSSLLNKAAGEERVVVNELAGTTRDPVDEQVELGGRVWRFVDTAGIRKRVHLQQGADFYASLRTTAALEKAEVAVVVLDVTEPVSVQDLRIIDLVLESGRALVLAYNKWDLLDDERRRYLEREIEQDLAHVAWAPRVNISARTGRHLERLVPALETALESWDTRIPTGKVNAFIAELVQEHPHPVRGGRQPRILFGTQAASQPPTFVLFTTQFLDPQYRRFITRRLREVWGFAGTPITVNMRVRERRKRT; translated from the coding sequence ATGGCGCAACCGGACAACGGACCAGAGCACGACGACTTCCCGGAGTACGACGACTCCCTGGGTGAGCGCATCGCGAGCCTCGACGAGACCGAAGCCGAGCAGCGGGCGACCGCCCTGCGGGCCGGGCTCGAGGAGTACGAGCTCGACGACGAGGACGTCGCGCTCCTCCAGGCAGGCACCCTGGGCGAGGACGGCGTCCTCGTCCTCCCCGCACTGCCGGTCCTGGCGATCGTCGGGCGGCCGAACGTCGGCAAGTCCGCGCTCGTGAACCGCATCCTCGGCCGCCGCGAAGCCGTCGTGCAGGACGTCCCCGGCGTCACGCGCGACCGCGTCAGCTACAAGGCCGAGTGGAACGACAAGCGGTTCACCCTGGTCGACACCGGCGGGTGGGAGCCCGACGCCAAGGGCATCAACGCCTCGGTCGCGCTGCAGGCCGAGGTCGCGATCGACCTCGCCGACGCCGTGCTGTTCGTCGTCGACGTCACGGTGGGCATCACCGCGACCGACGAGCACGTCGTGAAGATGCTGCGCGGCACCGACAAGCCGGTCATCGTCGTGGCGAACAAGTCCGACGACGAGCGCCGCGACCTCGACGCCTACGAGCTCTGGAACCTGGGCCTCGGCGAGCCGCACCCGGTGTCGGCGCTGCACGGTCGCGGCGTCGCCGACCTGCTCGACCTGATCATCACCACGCTGCCCGACATCTCCGCCGTCGCCAAGCAGGAGATCGGCGGCCCGCGTCGCGTCGCGATCCTCGGTCGCCCGAACGTCGGCAAGAGCTCGCTGCTCAACAAGGCCGCGGGCGAAGAGCGCGTCGTCGTGAACGAGCTCGCCGGCACGACCCGCGACCCGGTCGACGAGCAGGTCGAGCTGGGCGGTCGCGTCTGGCGCTTCGTCGACACTGCCGGCATCCGCAAGCGCGTGCACCTGCAGCAGGGTGCCGACTTCTACGCGTCGCTCCGCACCACCGCCGCGCTCGAGAAGGCCGAGGTCGCGGTCGTCGTCCTCGACGTCACCGAGCCGGTGTCCGTGCAGGACCTGCGCATCATCGACCTCGTGCTCGAGTCCGGACGCGCACTCGTGCTGGCCTACAACAAGTGGGACCTGCTCGACGACGAACGCCGCCGGTACCTCGAGCGCGAGATCGAGCAGGACCTGGCCCACGTCGCCTGGGCCCCGCGCGTCAACATCTCCGCCCGCACCGGCCGCCACCTCGAGCGGCTGGTACCGGCGCTCGAGACCGCACTCGAGTCGTGGGACACCCGCATCCCGACCGGCAAGGTCAACGCCTTCATTGCCGAGCTCGTGCAGGAGCACCCGCACCCGGTCCGTGGTGGCCGTCAGCCGCGCATCCTGTTCGGCACCCAGGCAGCGAGCCAGCCGCCGACGTTCGTGCTGTTCACCACCCAGTTCCTCGACCCGCAGTACCGCCGGTTCATCACCCGGCGTCTGCGCGAGGTCTGGGGCTTCGCGGGGACCCCGATCACCGTGAACATGCGCGTCCGCGAGCGCCGGAAGCGCACCTGA
- a CDS encoding SseB family protein: protein MAGISNGLGGAPDEHAGTHDHGVGEQRADSAGFPWAGRTFDSHDDAFADDDGLADPALVTAIAALPTGGSQSAVVAALGTARLLVPLVAEAGEVGETPDGRVVDKTQELSIVTVAGPDGRTVMPAFTSVAAMQSWDATARPIPVESRRVAMAAASEDTQLVVLDPTASTEFVLRRPAVWALGQDLAWTPCFEDPEVARAFADSVAAEPAVARVELAPGDPLGRFAGPELTVGLVLHPGLDRDHVGALVGRLQERWTADVVIAERVDSMRVALRAV, encoded by the coding sequence ATGGCGGGCATCTCGAACGGCCTCGGTGGCGCACCCGACGAGCACGCAGGGACGCACGACCACGGCGTCGGCGAGCAGCGCGCGGACTCGGCGGGCTTCCCGTGGGCCGGGCGCACCTTCGACAGCCACGACGACGCGTTCGCCGACGACGACGGCCTGGCGGACCCGGCGCTGGTCACCGCCATCGCCGCGCTGCCCACCGGAGGATCGCAGTCGGCGGTCGTCGCAGCGCTCGGGACCGCACGACTGCTCGTCCCGCTCGTGGCCGAGGCTGGCGAGGTCGGCGAGACCCCGGACGGCCGGGTCGTCGACAAGACCCAGGAGCTCTCGATCGTCACGGTCGCGGGCCCGGACGGCCGCACGGTGATGCCGGCGTTCACCTCGGTCGCCGCGATGCAGTCCTGGGACGCCACGGCGCGGCCCATCCCGGTCGAGTCCCGCCGCGTGGCGATGGCCGCCGCCAGCGAAGACACCCAGCTCGTGGTGCTCGACCCGACCGCGTCGACCGAGTTCGTGCTGCGCCGTCCCGCGGTCTGGGCGCTCGGACAGGACCTGGCGTGGACGCCGTGCTTCGAGGACCCCGAGGTCGCCCGGGCCTTCGCCGACTCCGTCGCCGCCGAGCCCGCCGTCGCCCGCGTCGAACTCGCGCCGGGGGACCCCCTCGGACGCTTCGCCGGACCCGAGCTGACGGTCGGGCTGGTCCTGCACCCGGGCCTCGACCGCGACCACGTCGGTGCCCTGGTCGGTCGGCTGCAGGAGCGGTGGACGGCCGACGTGGTCATCGCGGAACGCGTCGACAGCATGCGGGTGGCGCTGCGCGCCGTCTGA
- a CDS encoding ParA family protein, giving the protein MSTNPTTQPGTGETTYGPTGRPVREFPVPEELDGHGPARIIALCNQKGGVGKTTTAINLGAALAEYGRKVLAVDFDPQGALSAGLGVRTHDIHTVYDLLMGAVKDPNQVIQPTNTPGLDVIPANIDLSAAEVHLVNEVAREQILASVLRKVAKDYDVILVDCQPSLGLLTVNALTAAHGVLIPLECEFFALRGVALLIETIDKVRDRLNPALTLDGILATMYDSRTLHSREVMERVVDTFDERVLDTVIGRTVKFPDATVSARPITQTAPEHVAAKSYRQLARELVQRGAVA; this is encoded by the coding sequence GTGAGCACGAACCCGACGACCCAGCCCGGCACCGGCGAGACCACGTACGGTCCGACCGGCCGGCCCGTTCGCGAGTTCCCCGTGCCCGAGGAACTCGACGGACACGGCCCCGCCCGCATCATCGCCCTGTGCAACCAGAAGGGCGGCGTCGGCAAGACGACCACCGCGATCAACCTCGGTGCCGCGCTCGCCGAGTACGGCCGCAAGGTCCTCGCGGTCGACTTCGACCCGCAGGGTGCACTGTCCGCGGGGCTCGGGGTGCGCACGCACGACATCCACACCGTCTACGACCTGCTCATGGGTGCCGTGAAGGACCCGAACCAGGTCATCCAGCCGACGAACACCCCCGGGCTCGACGTCATCCCGGCCAACATCGACCTGTCCGCCGCCGAGGTCCACCTGGTCAACGAGGTCGCCCGCGAACAGATCCTGGCGAGCGTCCTGCGCAAGGTCGCGAAGGACTACGACGTCATCCTGGTCGACTGCCAGCCCTCGCTCGGCCTGCTGACCGTGAACGCGCTGACCGCGGCACACGGTGTGCTGATCCCGCTCGAGTGCGAGTTCTTCGCCCTGCGCGGTGTCGCACTGCTCATCGAGACGATCGACAAGGTCCGCGACCGCCTCAACCCGGCGCTGACGCTCGACGGCATCCTCGCGACCATGTACGACTCGCGCACGCTGCACTCCCGCGAGGTCATGGAGCGCGTGGTGGACACGTTCGACGAGCGCGTGCTCGACACCGTGATCGGCCGGACCGTGAAGTTCCCGGACGCCACCGTGTCCGCGCGACCCATCACGCAGACGGCGCCCGAACACGTCGCGGCGAAGTCCTACCGGCAGCTCGCACGAGAGCTCGTCCAGCGTGGCGCCGTCGCCTGA
- the scpB gene encoding SMC-Scp complex subunit ScpB produces the protein MTDDVHDVSSAEPGGADEIGDARAVEQSIHAQSVRAQAAGHAVDRQLEAILMIADEPQSLVALGTAIGVPVPVVRQGIERLVADFDGVDGTVRRGFELREVGGGWRFYVRAELDAVVEQFVEAERPARLSQAALETLAVVAYKQPITRSQIASIRAVNVDGVVRTLVARGLIEESFTDSETGAINYVTSDLLLQQLGINSLDELPLISPLLEDGVDGFEQNEGIPDGRV, from the coding sequence ATGACGGATGACGTCCACGACGTCTCCAGCGCCGAACCCGGCGGCGCCGACGAGATCGGTGACGCCCGCGCCGTCGAGCAGTCGATCCATGCGCAGTCCGTCCGCGCGCAGGCGGCCGGTCACGCCGTCGACCGCCAGCTCGAGGCGATCCTGATGATCGCCGACGAACCGCAGTCGCTCGTCGCGCTCGGCACGGCCATCGGCGTCCCCGTCCCCGTCGTCCGCCAGGGGATCGAGCGCCTGGTCGCGGACTTCGACGGCGTCGACGGCACGGTCCGCCGGGGCTTCGAGCTGCGCGAGGTCGGCGGCGGCTGGCGCTTCTACGTCCGCGCGGAGCTCGACGCGGTGGTCGAGCAGTTCGTCGAGGCGGAGCGCCCGGCACGGCTGTCCCAGGCTGCGCTCGAGACCCTGGCCGTCGTCGCCTACAAGCAGCCGATCACCCGTTCGCAGATCGCCTCCATCCGCGCCGTCAACGTCGACGGCGTCGTCCGCACCCTGGTCGCCCGCGGGCTCATCGAGGAGTCGTTCACCGACTCCGAGACCGGCGCCATCAACTACGTCACATCCGACCTGCTCCTGCAGCAGCTCGGCATCAACTCGCTCGACGAACTGCCGCTGATCTCTCCCCTGTTGGAGGACGGCGTCGACGGTTTCGAGCAGAACGAAGGGATCCCCGATGGCCGCGTATGA
- a CDS encoding ScpA family protein gives MAPSPDPVADTPAVPGPQGFRVRLTNFDGPFDLLLSLITKHEMDITEVALGVVTGEFIAHVRQAESAEELDEASEFLVVAATLLDLKIAGLLPQGELVDAEDVALLEARDLLFARLLQYRAFKQAADWFGARWSTESRRHVRSVRLEERFRARTPELVWTLSAQDFAALAALAFAPREIPTVGLDHLHAPLVSIREQAAVVVSILRTRAATGDPDVAFRELVAGVDITGIVVARFLAILELYRNASITFEQDEPLGELTLRWTAEHWTDESLANLGADYDG, from the coding sequence GTGGCGCCGTCGCCTGACCCCGTCGCCGACACACCGGCCGTCCCCGGGCCGCAGGGCTTCCGGGTCCGCCTGACGAACTTCGACGGGCCGTTCGACCTGCTGCTCTCGCTCATCACGAAGCACGAGATGGACATCACCGAGGTGGCGCTCGGCGTCGTCACGGGGGAGTTCATCGCGCACGTGCGCCAGGCCGAGTCCGCCGAGGAGCTCGACGAGGCGAGCGAGTTCCTCGTCGTCGCGGCCACCCTGCTCGACCTGAAGATCGCCGGGCTGCTGCCCCAGGGCGAACTCGTCGACGCCGAGGACGTCGCGCTGCTCGAGGCCCGCGACCTGCTGTTCGCCCGGCTGCTGCAGTACCGGGCGTTCAAACAGGCGGCCGACTGGTTCGGCGCACGCTGGAGCACCGAGTCGCGTCGGCACGTCCGGAGCGTCCGGCTCGAGGAACGGTTCCGCGCCCGCACACCCGAGCTGGTGTGGACGCTGTCCGCGCAGGACTTCGCCGCGCTCGCCGCGTTGGCGTTCGCCCCGCGCGAGATCCCGACCGTCGGGCTCGACCACCTGCACGCCCCGCTCGTCAGCATCCGTGAGCAGGCCGCGGTCGTCGTCTCGATCCTCCGGACCCGCGCCGCGACGGGCGATCCCGACGTCGCGTTCCGCGAACTGGTCGCCGGGGTCGACATCACGGGTATCGTGGTGGCTCGTTTCCTCGCGATCCTCGAGCTCTACCGGAACGCGTCGATCACCTTCGAACAGGACGAGCCGCTCGGGGAACTGACCCTGCGGTGGACCGCGGAGCACTGGACCGACGAGAGCCTCGCCAACCTTGGAGCCGACTATGACGGATGA
- a CDS encoding oxidoreductase produces MTTTTLPGGTFRLADDLELTRVGYGAMQLAGPGVFGPPTDRDEAIRVLHTVVELGITHIDTSDFYGPHVTNEVIREALHPYPDDLRIVTKVGARRDAEGGWPHAREPHELVEQVHENLGRLGVERLDVVNLRMGGFDAPEPGSIAPQFEALAELQQQGLINHLGLSTVSAEQLAEAQAIAPVVCVQNMYNVARREDDALVDLTAEQGIAYVPYFPLGGFSPLQSGALDSVAERLGVSRLTVALSWLLQRSPNMLLIPGTSSVAHLRDNVASAGFTLPDDAVAELDAIGTAA; encoded by the coding sequence ATGACCACCACCACGCTCCCCGGCGGCACCTTCCGCCTCGCCGACGACCTCGAACTCACCCGCGTCGGGTACGGCGCGATGCAGCTGGCCGGACCGGGTGTCTTCGGGCCGCCCACCGACCGCGACGAGGCGATCCGCGTCCTGCACACGGTCGTCGAGCTGGGCATCACCCACATCGACACCTCCGACTTCTACGGCCCCCACGTCACGAACGAGGTCATCCGCGAGGCCCTGCACCCCTACCCCGACGACCTGCGCATCGTGACCAAGGTCGGCGCTCGTCGTGACGCGGAGGGCGGCTGGCCGCACGCGCGCGAGCCGCACGAGCTCGTCGAGCAGGTGCACGAGAACCTCGGCCGCCTGGGGGTCGAGCGCCTCGACGTCGTCAACCTGCGCATGGGCGGCTTCGACGCGCCGGAGCCCGGCTCCATCGCGCCGCAGTTCGAGGCGCTCGCCGAACTCCAGCAGCAGGGGCTCATCAACCACCTCGGACTGTCGACGGTCTCGGCCGAGCAGCTCGCCGAGGCCCAGGCGATCGCGCCCGTGGTGTGCGTGCAGAACATGTACAACGTGGCGCGCCGCGAGGACGACGCCCTCGTCGACCTCACCGCGGAACAGGGCATCGCCTACGTGCCGTACTTCCCGCTCGGTGGCTTCTCGCCGCTGCAGTCCGGAGCGCTGGACTCGGTCGCCGAACGCCTCGGGGTCTCGCGCCTGACGGTCGCGCTGTCGTGGCTGCTGCAGCGTTCGCCGAACATGCTGCTGATCCCGGGCACCTCGTCCGTCGCGCACCTGCGGGACAACGTCGCCTCGGCCGGGTTCACGCTGCCGGACGACGCCGTGGCCGAGCTCGACGCGATCGGCACCGCCGCCTGA